The following are from one region of the Verrucomicrobiia bacterium genome:
- a CDS encoding TIGR03118 family protein — MRQYIASITVKSAFPVRIIVALGVSLFVLAASMPSAAQFYEQTNLVSDVAGYAAFTDTNLVGAWGVTHLATSPWWVNSTMGHVSLLFNGAGQPLPVVVAVPPTNVSTPTGIASYAGDGFQVGSNLPSRFIFVTLNGTISGWNPNQADRTVAVLAVDNSATSSYTGVAIAQQNGQDLLYAANFGQGTIDVFDTNFNAVVFAAGAFADRRVPAGLTVFNVQLLGSDLYVTYAPTNVFSTFGGLGQGWVDAFDVNGMLERRLTYGFWMNAPWGVALAPANFGPFSNDILVGMFGNGAIVGFDAKHGHFRGFLKATDGLPLRIDKGLWGLGFGNGASAGPTNTLYFATDFSFAGAFHGLFGALTVAPGGDQDNDHDDQGK; from the coding sequence ATGCGTCAGTACATCGCTTCAATAACTGTAAAATCTGCATTTCCCGTCCGTATTATTGTCGCCCTGGGTGTATCATTGTTCGTTCTTGCCGCTTCAATGCCCAGTGCAGCCCAATTTTACGAACAGACAAACCTGGTCTCTGATGTGGCGGGGTATGCCGCCTTCACCGACACCAATCTTGTCGGGGCTTGGGGCGTAACGCATCTGGCGACCAGTCCCTGGTGGGTCAACAGCACCATGGGGCACGTCTCGTTGCTGTTTAATGGGGCCGGACAGCCATTGCCCGTAGTGGTGGCGGTTCCACCCACCAATGTTTCCACCCCCACGGGTATTGCGTCATACGCGGGCGACGGCTTCCAGGTGGGTAGCAACCTGCCCTCGCGTTTTATTTTTGTGACTCTCAACGGGACTATCTCCGGCTGGAACCCGAACCAGGCCGACCGGACGGTCGCTGTTCTCGCAGTGGATAATTCGGCTACGTCCAGCTACACCGGTGTGGCCATCGCTCAGCAAAATGGACAGGACCTTCTCTATGCCGCGAACTTCGGGCAAGGGACCATTGACGTGTTCGATACGAATTTTAATGCGGTTGTTTTCGCTGCGGGGGCTTTCGCCGATCGCAGGGTGCCGGCGGGGCTGACTGTATTCAACGTGCAACTTCTTGGGAGCGACCTTTACGTGACCTATGCGCCGACAAATGTCTTTTCCACCTTTGGGGGGCTGGGTCAGGGCTGGGTCGATGCGTTTGATGTAAATGGGATGCTCGAGAGGCGGCTGACCTATGGTTTTTGGATGAACGCGCCTTGGGGGGTGGCGTTGGCGCCGGCAAATTTCGGGCCATTCAGCAACGACATCCTGGTTGGGATGTTTGGTAACGGCGCGATCGTTGGTTTCGATGCGAAGCATGGGCATTTCCGCGGCTTTCTGAAAGCGACGGACGGCCTCCCGCTGCGTATCGACAAAGGATTGTGGGGGCTGGGATTCGGCAATGGCGCCAGTGCCGGACCGACCAATACTTTATACTTTGCCACGGATTTCTCCTTTGCCGGGGCGTTCCATGGGCTGTTCGGGGCGCTGACGGTGGCGCCTGGAGGAGACCAGGACAATGATCATGATGATCAAGGCAAGTAA
- a CDS encoding SPFH domain-containing protein: protein MNPTNANTNAERAVTVQNGWIWLPIVIILKLGSLALFIYSIAISDRFGGHPAWRWFVLGLLGIILAVVLMPGFFTLQPNEARVLVLFGKYKGTVRRSGFHWGNPFYSNGSKGGSFRAALIRAANKEKQPAETSYATKQSWRNKISLRARNLNSEKLKVNDKRGNPIEIAAVIVWRVQDTAQAMFDVDDYETYVRIQCESAIRHVASGFAYDHGEENEVTLRSGVDEVSQALQRELQARLDKAGVLVDEARLTHLAYAPEIAQAMLRRQQAEAVIAARQKIVHGAVSMVDMALKELAEKNVVQLDDERRAAMVSNLMVVLCGEAEVHPVVNTGTLYA, encoded by the coding sequence ATGAACCCTACAAATGCAAATACCAATGCCGAACGGGCGGTCACGGTCCAGAACGGATGGATTTGGCTGCCAATTGTCATTATCTTGAAACTGGGGAGTCTGGCTTTATTCATCTATTCCATTGCCATAAGCGACAGGTTTGGCGGGCATCCCGCCTGGCGCTGGTTCGTCCTGGGCCTGCTTGGGATCATTCTGGCGGTTGTGCTGATGCCCGGTTTCTTTACGCTGCAGCCAAACGAGGCCCGGGTGCTGGTGCTGTTTGGGAAGTATAAAGGAACCGTGCGCCGGAGCGGGTTTCATTGGGGCAATCCGTTTTACTCCAATGGCAGCAAAGGCGGGTCGTTCAGAGCGGCGTTGATTCGGGCTGCTAACAAGGAGAAACAACCTGCAGAAACCTCCTACGCCACGAAACAGAGTTGGCGCAACAAAATCTCGCTGCGCGCGCGCAACCTCAACAGCGAAAAGCTTAAAGTCAATGACAAGCGGGGAAACCCCATCGAAATCGCAGCCGTGATAGTCTGGCGCGTTCAGGACACCGCCCAGGCCATGTTCGACGTGGACGATTACGAGACCTATGTGCGCATCCAGTGCGAGTCGGCTATCCGCCATGTGGCCAGCGGCTTTGCCTACGATCACGGCGAGGAGAATGAAGTCACTCTGCGCAGTGGGGTGGATGAGGTCTCCCAGGCCCTCCAGAGGGAGCTGCAGGCGCGGCTCGACAAAGCCGGTGTCCTGGTCGATGAAGCGCGCCTGACGCATCTGGCCTACGCCCCCGAGATCGCCCAGGCCATGCTGCGCCGCCAGCAGGCCGAAGCGGTGATTGCCGCTCGCCAGAAAATTGTGCATGGAGCCGTCAGCATGGTCGATATGGCCCTCAAGGAACTGGCGGAGAAAAACGTGGTCCAACTCGACGACGAACGCCGGGCCGCGATGGTCAGCAATCTGATGGTGGTGCTTTGCGGCGAAGCCGAAGTCCACCCGGTCGTCAATACCGGCACCCTCTACGCCTGA